From the genome of Pyxidicoccus trucidator:
CGGTGTCGCCGTAGATGACGCGAAGCCGGGCCTCGACCATGAAGCGCTGAAGGTAACAGGGCCCCCGTCGGCGTCCAAGCAGTCGTGCCGCTTGTTGGTTGCTTCTCACCAGCCGACCGGGGCAGCTTCTAATACGTATGATTCGAGCCCTACTGCTGGTGACGGCCCTTGCCGCCCTGCCCGCCTCGGCGCGTCCGCCGCGGCTCACGCTGTTCATCACCGTGGACGCGCTCGGCAGCGACGTGTTGCTGCGCAACCGGCCTCGACTCCAGGGGGGCCTGGGGCAGCTCCTCACCGCGGGCGCCTTCTACCCGTACGCCCGCTACGGCTTCGCCGAGTGCCGCACCGCGCCGGGCCACGCCACCCTCTCCACGGGCACCAACCCGTGGCGCCATGGGGTCATCGACAACCGCTGGGTGGACCGCGCCACCGGCAAGCCCGTCAACAGCTTCGTGGACCCGGCGCACCCGGTGCTGGAGGTGCCGCTGTCGCCGGGGCAGGACGCCAGCCCGGCCAACCTCATGGTGGAGACGCTGGCGGACCGGCTCCGGGTGGCGACGCAGGAGCGGGGCAAGGCGGTGGCGGTGTCGCTCAAGTCCCGCGCGGCCATCGCCATGGCGGGCCGGCTGGGGCAGGCGTGGTGGTTCGACGACGGCGTGGGGAAGTTCGTGACGGGCACCTGGTACACGAAGGAGTTCCCCACCTGGGTGAAGGAGCTGAACGCGCGGAAGCTGCCTGAGTCGTACTTCGGGAAGAAGTGGGAGCTGATGCGCCCCCGCGCGGAGTACGTGGGCGAGGACGAGCGCCCCTACGAGGTGAACGCGTACGGGCTGGGCCGCACCTTCCCGCACCCGCTGGACGGCGGGCTGCCGTCGCCGGGGCTGATCTCCTACCGGGCATTCGGCGTGTCCCCCGACTCGCATGACGTGCTGGTGGAGGCGGCGAAGGCGGCCATGGTCGGCGAGGCGCTGGGCAAGGACGAAGTGCCGGACCTGCTGGCGGTGAGCCTCAGCGGGACGGACCTGGTGTTCCACGAGTTCGGTCCGTACTCGTGGGAGATGCAGGACTCGCTGCTGCGGCTGGACAAGGCGCTGGGCGACCTCATCGCCGCGGCCGAGCGCGCCGCGGGAGGCCGGGCCAACCTGGTCATCGCGCTGACGGCGGACCACGGCGGGGCGACGGCGCCCGAGCAGTGGGCAGCCCAGGGGCTTCCGGCGCAGCGGGTGAGCCCGGTGGTGCTGGCGCAGGAGCTGACCCAGGAGCTGCGCAAGCAGTTCGGCGGCGACGTGACGGCGTCGCTGGAGGAGCTGGACGTGTACCTCTCCGGCAAGTCGCTGGAGGGCCCCAAGGTGGACGGCGCGGCGATGCGGCGCGCGGCGGCGGCGTGGCTGGCGAAGCACCCGGCGGTGGTGACGGCGGTGGCGCGGGACGACCTGTTCACCGCGCCGGACATCGCGGGCCACCTGACGCCGCTGCGCAAGGGCTACTTCCCGGAGCGCAGCGGAGACGTGCTGTACATGGTGAAGCCCTTCCACCTGCTCTACACGGACGCGGAGGGCACGAGCCACGGCACGCCGTACTCGTATGACTCACAGGTGCCCGTGGTGTTCGCGGGCAAGGGCATCAAGCCCGGGGCGTACCTGGAGGAGATGGACCCGGTGGACGTGGCGCCCACGCTGGCGGCGCTGATGGAGATCGGCATGCCCGCATCCGCCGAGGGCAAGCCTCGCGCGGAGATCCTCACGGGCAAGTGAGCGTCCGCTGAGTCGCGGGAGATAGTCAGGCCAATCGCAGACGTGGCGGTGGCCTCTGTGTCGCCACGGCCCGGCCAGGCAACCCGCCGAGCGCCTGTCCGTGCTCGAGGCTGAGCTCAGCCGACGCCATTCGCAGCTCACGGTCAAAGGCACCGAGCCGGGGCTCTCACGGGCTGCCGGGCGCCTCCTTGTCTGCCTGGTCCCTCCCTGGAATTTCCGGGTGGGTCAGTGCAACCCTGGCCTCGCTTCATCCTCCAGTTAACAAAACGAACGGGAGTTCCAGATGCGAGGGAATGTGGCGCGGAGTCTCGCGCTCGCCATGCTCTGCATGGCCTCGTCGGCGCCTGCCGCCGTCAGCAAGGACATCGTCGCCGGAGACCGCCGCAGCGCGGCCACGGTGCAGTCTCAAAACGCCTATGCCGGCTATGTCTCGCCGGCCGACAAGGTGTTTCACGTCAGCACGACGGGCAGCGACTCCACGGGTGACGGCAGCGCGGCGAAGCCCTGGCGGACGGTGGTGCGCTCGGTGCGTGGGCTGCCCCCGGGGTCCACCGTCTACATCCACGCGGGCACCTACGACGCCACCCAGGTGGACTTCGCGTCCGCCTCGGCGCTGGACGGCACGGCCACCGCGCCCATCACCCTGCGCGGCGCGCCCGGCGAGTCGAGGCCTGTGCTGAAGAGCAACGGCTCCTCCCCCATCTTCCACCTCAACCGACGGTACTGGATCCTGGACGGCCTGGAGCTGGATGGCCGCTACGCGCGGGTGCATCCCGTCCTCTTCCGCTCGGACCACCTGACGCTGCGCAACAGCCTGGTGCGCGACGCCTCGCTGGACGCGCTCAACGTGAAGGCCCAGCACGTCCTCATCCAGGGCAATGAGATTCGCAACACCTTCGAGCACACCGCCGGCAGCGCCCGGGGCGTGGCCTGCACCGCGCACACCGACTGCTCCGCCGGCAGCTTCTGCAAGCCGGAGTACGACTCCTCCAACGTCCTGCGCCGCTACTGCCGCGAGCGAGATGACGGCCACGCCATCGTCGTCCTGTCCGACTCGCACTCCGTCCTGGTGAAGGGCAACGTCATCCACGACAACACCGGTGACGGCCTCCAGTGCGCGGGCCCCCTGTATGGCTACACCGCCGGGACGCGGCCCGTGGACATCACGCTGGAGGACAACGACATGTTCACCAGCCCGGCCAACCAGGGCGTCGTGGAAGAGGCCACGGACATCAAGGACTGTGACTTCATCACCCTGCGCCGCGAGCGCTACCACGGCTTCCGCGCGGCCCGGCAGGCCAATGGCTCGCTCAACGGGGGCGGGGCCGCCATCTTCCACTTCAGCGCGCAGGGAATGCGGGTGGAGGACTCGGAGATTTTCGACTCGTGCATGGGCCTGGGCCTGGGCAACAGCGCAACCGACCCGCTGGCCAACGTCGTCATCGCCCGGACGCGCTTCCACCACTTCTACACGGGCGAGAAGGGCTGCGGCACCAGCGGCACCTCGGGCACCGCCCTCTACGTGCAGAAGCTCACCGGCGGCGACTTCTTCCACAACACCTTCTCCCAGGCGGGCCGCACCGCGGTGCTCATCTCGAGCGCCGGGTGGACGGTGCGCAACCTGGACTTCTGGAACAACATCGTCTCGCTGTCCGCGTCCGGCTCACGCTGGCTCGTCACGGATGGCGACTTCCTGGTGGACTTCGAGTCGGATGGGAACCTCTTCTCCCACGCGGACGGCTCCGCCGCGCACTTCACCTGCGACTTCCAGCAGGGCCTGAAGGACCTGAGCGCGTGGCGTGGCAGCACCTGTGCTCTCGGCGGCCTGACGCTGAGAGACCCGACCAGCTCGGTGGCCTCGGCGGCCTTCACCCAGGAGGCGGCGGGAGACCTGACGCTCCTGGCGGCCTCCCCTGCCGTCGACACCGCGATGAACAACACGGCGGCGTCGTTCTGCGGCGGTGCGCCGGACAAGGGCGCGATGGAGCGCTGCGCCTCGGCGCCTCCTCCTCCCACGGGTGGAGAGCTGCTCTGGCAGCGGCAGATGGGCACCGTTGCCGACGAATACGGCTATGCGGTGACGACGGACCCGAATGGCGGTGCCTACGTGGTGGGCTACTCGCTGGGCGCGTTCGACTACGACAACCAGGGCGGACGGGACGCGGTGCTGAGGCACTACAGCGCGGCGGGAGACCGGGACTGGGGCCGGCAGTTGGGCGCCGCGGGCGACGAGCAGTCCTTCGGTGTGGCGGCCACGGCCTCGGCCGTCGTCATGGGCGGCCAAGCCAGCGGTGGCGTCGCCGGTGAGGCGTATGCCGGTGGGACGTTCGACGGCTTCGTCGCGAAGTACAACACCCTCGGCACGCGCGAGTGGGTGCGCATGCTGGGCACGGCCGCAGAGGACTCGGTGCGCGCGGTGGCCACGGACGGCACGGACTTCCTCGTCGCGGGCTACACGGCCGGCTCGCTCCAGGCCACCAACGCCGGGCTGAAGGACGCCTTCGTCGCGAAGTACAGCGCCGCGGGCACGCTGCTGTGGGTGCGCATGCTGGGCACGGCTTCGGACGACCTGGCCCACGGCGTGGCCACGGACTCCAGCGGCAACGTCTACGTGGCGGGTGTCACCGGCGGCGCGCTGCAGGGGGCCAGCAGCAGCGGCGGCCAGGACGTCTTCGTCGCGAAGTACTCCGCCCAGGGCACGCTGGCGTGGGTGCGCCAGTGGGGCAGCACCGGGAATGACATCGCCCAGGACGTGGAGGTGGACGGCACGGGCGCCATCGTCGTGGGCGGCTCCACCACCGGCGCGCTGGCGTATACCAACCAGGGCGGCTCGGATGCCTTCGTGTCGCGCTGGACGAGCGCGGGCGTCCTCGAGTGGGCCCGGCAGCTCGGCACCGCCGCGGATGAGTCCGGCTACGGCGTGGCCACCGACTCCACCGGCACCGTGTACCTGGCCGGCTCGAGCACCGGCACGCTCGCGCCCGGCTACATGGGCGGCTACGACGGCTACCTCGTGCGCTATGCCAGCGACGGCACCCGGGGATGGACGCAGCACCTGGGCTCCGCCGCGGACGAGGTGGTGCTGGGCGTGGCCACGCGGACGGGCAACGGCGTGTACCTCGTGGGTGGAACCCTGGGCACCCTGCCCGGACAGACGAGCGCGGGCGGCAAGGACCTGTTCCTGGGCCGCTTCGCGCAGTGAGGGTGGGCCGTCAGGCAACCCGCCGCCAGAGTCGAACACCTGAAGGGCCGTGACCGGATGGTGCGGTCACGGCCCTGCGCCGCACAGAGGGGCGGTGCGAAGGCACCGCCCCCTCCCGGCTCACGCCTCCGAGGCGCGAACCGAACGTCCTCCGAAGGGAGGGTTGGCCATGATGGCTTGCGCCATCCGGTCCGTGAAGGCACGGCCCTCCCGGGCATAGGACTCCGCTTCCTGGGAGGTCAGGCGCACGCGCACCTCGTACATGGCGATGCCGCCCACGACGACCTCGAGCGTCAGGCCGCCATCCGAAGCGCGCAGCAGTCTGTAGAGGAGCGGGCTCTGGTAGAGCACCTCCTCATCGCTCACGGGACCTCCGCGACCGTGGCCTGCTCGACGGGGGCGTTGATGACCATGATCTCCGGGACGCCTCCGGACGTGTAACCACCGAACTTGAAGCAGTCCGTGTCCTCGGCGGTCTGGCACTTCCACACGCCCGGGTCCTCATCCACCGGAAGGCGCGCGCAGGACTTCGAGGCCGCCAGGTCCAGCGTCATCATCCGCAGCGGTCCCTCGAAGTTCTTCGCGGGCAGCCCGAGCGCCTGACCGATGACCGCGGGGTCATGCTTCCCATCCACCATCGACTTCGCGACGGCGTCCTGGATGGTGGCCGAGGGCGCGGCGAAGAGGAAGCAGCCGCTGTCGTTGCACCGGCCGAAGTTCTTCGCGCCCGTCTGCACGACGAACTTCTGGTAGGTCCCCTCCGGCATCAGCCACGACACCTTGCGGTCCTTGAAGTTCTTCTCGACGTGCGCGTCGATGCCGTACGGGCTCGCGCGCGTGTCCGCCGCCTGGGAGATGGCCTTCTGCGCCTCGTCGCACGGCACCACCGTGGACTCGAAGGCCGGCTCATCCGGGGGCGGAGTCGGACGGACGGTGCCTGCTCCCGTCTTGCAGCCGACGACGACGAACAGGGAGCACAGCAGGGCACTGCGGAGCATTGCTTGCATGAAGGGTCCTCGATTCCGGAAGGAATTGGAAACGAGGAACTATCACAACGCGGTTGCCGTGCCGCGAGCGGAGTGCGGAGCCACCCGCACCCCGCCTGGGCGTCACGCCTGCTTCGGCTTGCTGCGCGTCTTCTTCACCGCGGCGCCGGTAATTTCCAGCGACAGGTCCATTGCCCGCGCGGAGTGAGTCAGCGCGCCCATGGACACGAAGTCCACGCCCAGCTTCGCCAGGCGGGGCAGCCGGTCCAGGGTGACGCCGCCGGAGACTTCGAGCGGGACGCGGCCGGCCGTGAGCTTCACCGCCTCGCGAATCTGCGCGTCGTCCATGTTGTCGAGCATCACCACGTCGGCGCCGCCTTCGATGGCCTCCGCGAGCTGCTTGAGGTTGGTGACCTCGATTTCAATCTTGGTCAGCCGGGGCCCGTGCGCCTTGGCGAGCCGGAGGGCCTCGGAGACGGAGCCACCCACCGCCGCGATGTGGTTGTCCTTGATGAGGACGCCATCGAAGAGGCCGAAGCGGTGGTTGGCGGCGCCGCCCATGCGGACGGCGTCCTTGGCCAGCGCGCGCATGCCCGGCGGCGTCTTGCGGGTATCCAGCACCTTCAGCTTGGACCCCCGCACCGACGTCATGGCCTGCTGGGCCAGGGTGGCGATGCCCGCGGCGCGCTGGACGATGTTGAGCGCGGTGCGCTCCGCGGCCAACAGCGAGCGCATGCGCCCGTGGCAGCGCGCGGCGACCACCTTGGGTTTGATTTCCTCGCCGTCGCGGCGGATCAGCTCCACCTCGACTTCGGAGTCCACCGTCTGGAACACGCGGATGAAGGCCTCCATCCCCGCGAGCACCAGTTGCTCCTTTGCGACCAGCTCCGCGCTGCCCTCCGCGTCGGGAGGAATGAGGGCCTGCGAGGTGACATCACCCGCTGCCCCCAGGTCCTCATCGAGAGCGAGCGCGATGAGCCGATCGAGGTAATCCTGCTGCACGTCGCCTCCAGTTACCGCCGGGCTTTCGCCCGTGCCGTGGGCTTCGCCCGGGTGGCCTTCTTCGCCGCCGCCTTCTTCGCGGAGGCCTTCTTCGCGGGAGCCTTCCGGCCCGTCGCCTTCTTCGCCGCCGCCTTCTTCACGGGGGCCTTCTTCGCCACGGCCTTCTTCGCCGCCGCCTTCTTCACGGGGGCCTTCTTCGCCGCGCCCTTCTTCACCGCCGCCTTCTTCGCAGGGGCCTTCTTCGCCGGGGCCGTGGCCTTCTTCGCCGGAGCCGCCGCCTTCGCCGGAGCCGCCGCCGCCGCCTTCGCGGGAGCCGTTGCCTTCTTCGCCGGGGCCGCCGCCGCCTTCGCGGGAGCCGTTGCCTTCTTCGCCGGGACCGCCTTCTTCGCGGGGGCCGCGGCCGTCTTCACCGGAGCAACGGGCGCCTGCGTCGCGGCCTGCTTCGCCAGCTTGTCGCCCTGCAACTTCACCGGAGCGGACGACTTCTTCGCCGGGGCCGGGCGCGCGGGCTTCGCGGCCGGCAACTGCTTCGCCAGCTTGTCGCCCTGCACCTTCGCCGGAGCGGAGGCCTCCTCGCCAGGGGCCGCGCGGGCGTCTCCGCCCTCCTTGGCCCGGTTGAACTCCCGCATCGCGTCGTCCACGAGCCCCATGCTCATGTACGCAACGCCGAGGTCATGGTGGTCGGCCGGGGACAGGCCCTCCTTGGTGCCCTCGCGCAGCTTCGCGAGCGCGTCCTCGACCTGCGAGTCCGCGGGCTGGGGCGCGCCCTCCGCTTCACCCATCTCACCCTTCAGTTCCTGGCCCAGGTCCACGCCGCCCTTCTCTTCCTGCTTCGGGGCGACCTTCACCTGGGCCGGGGCGGAGGGGGAGGCACCTACCTCGGTCGACTGCGTGTTGTTCTCGGGAGGCGTGTTCTCGGGCATGGGAGGCTCCGGGGCAATCCGCTGCAGGTGGTCCTGAAGCTTGGCCTTGCGCTCGTTCAACTCCTCGACGCGGGCGCGGTCCTTCACCACCACGTCCGGCGGCGCCTTGGCCACGAAATTGGGGTTCTCCAGCTTGCGCAGCACGCCGGCCACTTCCTGCTCGGCGCGGGCAATCTCCTTCTTCAACCTATCTCGCTCCGCGTCCAGGTCGACGAGGCCCGCCAGCGGGACGTAGATCTCCAGATTCGAGCCCACGAAGGCGGCCGCCTGCGGCGGCTTCGCCCCCGGCGCGCTCACCTGCACCTCGGAGAGGCCGGCCAGCGGCATGAGGTAGCCACGCCAGCGCTCCAGCAGCTCACGCGTGCGCGCGTCCGAGCTCTGGATGAACGCCTTCACCTTCGTCGCGGGCGGCAGGTTGCTCTCGCCGCGCAGGGTGCGCAGGCCCTCGATGGCGGCGATGACCGGCGCCATCTCCGCCTCCGCCGCCTCGTCCACCAGCGCGGTGTCCGGCTCCGGATACGGCGCAATCATGATGCTCTCCGTCGGCCGGGTCATCGGCAGCTTCTGCCAGATCTCCTCGGTGATGAAGGGCATGAACGGGTGCAGCAGCCGCAGGATGCGGTCCAGGCTGTAGACCAGCACCGCGCGCGTGGAGTCCTTGGCCTCCGCGTCCTCGCCGTACAGCGCGCCCTTGGACAGCTCGATGTACCAGTCGCAGAACTCGGCCCAGAGGAACTGGTACAGCGTGGACGCGGCCTCGGCGAAGCCGAACTCCTCCAGCGCCTTGTGCGTTTCGACGGTGGCGCGCTGCAGCCGGGAGAGAATCCACCGGTCCGCCAGCGTCAGCTTGCGCTCCGTCAGCGGGCGCGCGTCGAGCTGGAAGTCGCCCATGTTCATCAGGGCGAAGCGGCTGGCGTTCCACAGCTTGTTGCAGAAGGCCTTGTAGCCAGCCAGCCGGTCCATGGACAGCTTGATGTCCCGGCCCTGCTGGGTGAGCGTCGCGAGCGTGAAGCGCAGCGCGTCCGCGCCGAACGGCGGCATGCCCTGGGGGAACTTGTTCTTCAGCGTCGGCTGGAGCTTGTCCGCCGGGGCGCCGAGGACGATGTCCAGGGGGTCGATGACGTTCCCCTTCACCTTGGACATCTTCTCGCCCTTCTCGTCGCGCACCATCGCGTGCAGGTAGACGGTGCGGAAGGGCACATCCCCCATGAAGTGCAGGCCCATCATCATCATCCGGGCGACCCAGAAGAAGATGATGTCGCTGCCCGTCTCCATCACGGACGTCGGGTAGAAGGTCTTCAGCTCGGGCGTCTCGCGCGGCCAGCCCAGCGTGGAGAACGGCCACAGCCCGGACGAGAACCACGTGTCCAGCACGTCCGAGTCCTGGATGAACGACGTGCCGCTGCACTTCGGGCAGGACTTGGGCTGCTCGCGAGCGACGATGGGCTCCGCGCGCGCGAAGTCCACCCCGCCCACCTTCACCGTGGGCGCGTCCAGCGGCAGGTCCGTGTCATCGCCCTGACGGGGGCTGCACGAGGTGCAGTAGTACGCGGGAATCTGGTGGCCCCACCACAGCTGGCGGCTGACGCACCAGTCGTGGATGTTGCGCATCCAGTGGAAGTACGTGTTCGTCCACGTCTCGGGGACGAACTTCGTGCGGCCCTGCTCCACCGCTTCAATCGCCGGCTTCGCGAGCGGTTCAATCTTCACGAACCACTGCGGCGACAGGCGCGGCTCCACCACGGTGGCGCAGCGCTGACAGGTGCCGACGGAGAGCTTGTGGGGCTCCTCCTTCTCCAGCAGCCCCAGCTCCGTGAGGTCCGCGAGCACCTGCTTGCGCGCCTCGAAGCGGTCCAGACCGGAGTACTTCCCGGTCTCCTTCGTCATCCGGGCCGAGTCGTCCAGGATGGTGAGCATCGGCAGCTTGTGCCGGAGGCCCGTCTGGTAGTCGTTGAAGTCGTGGGCCGGCGTCACCTTCACCACGCCGGTGCCGAACTTCGGGTCCACCAGCTCCGCGTCCGCGATGATGGGAATCTCGCGGTCCGTCAGCGGCAGCTTCACCGTCTGCCCGGCCAGGCCCGTGTAGCGCTCGTCCTCCGGGTGGATGGCCACCGCGGTGTCGCCCAGCAGCGTCTCCGGGCGCGTGGTGGCCACGGTGAGGGCGCGGTCGCTGTCCTTGACGGGGTAGCGGATGTGCCAGATGGAGCCGTTCTTCTCCTCGTGCTCGACCTCCAAATCACTGAGGGCGGTGCGGCACGAGGGGCACCAGTTGATGAGCTTCTGGGCCCGGTACATCAGGCCCTCTTCGTACAGGCGGACGAAGACCTCGCGCACGGCGGCGGAGGACGTCTCGTCCATGGTGAAGCGCTCGCGGCTCCAGTCCAGCGAGGCGCCCAGGAAGCGGTGCTGCTCACCGATGCGGGCGCCGTACTTCGCCTTCCACTCCCAGACGCGCTCGAGGAACTTCGCGCGGCCCAGGTCGTGCCGGCTCTTGCCCTCGGACTTCTTCAGCTCCTTCTCCACCACCATCTGCGTGGCGATGCCGGCGTGGTCCGTGCCGGGGAGCCACAGGGCATTGAAGCCGCTCATCCGCTTCCAGCGGGTGAGGATGTCCTGGATGGTGGCGGTGAGCGCGTGGCCGATGTGCAGGCTGCCCGTGACGTTGGGCGGCGGCAGGACGATGGAGAAGGCCGGCTTGTCGGAGGTCGCCTCGGCGCGGAAGTAGTCCTTCTCCAGCCAGTGGGCGTACCAGCGAGCCTCGACTTCGGTGGGCTCGTAGGCCTTGGACAGTTCAGTAGTGTCGGTCATTGCGCACGGCCGACCCCGGGGGCGGGGTCGGCGGGAGGGTCAGGAGGAAACGGCGTAGAACGCCTCAGTGCTGCGTCTCTCGGTCCTTGATGAGCCGCTCGAGCTCCTCACGGATGATGGTCTCCGCGAGCTGCGGTACCACCTCCCAGGCAATCTTCTCGATGACCTCGCGGGAGGCCTTCGACAGCGCCTCGCGGAGCTGCGCCTCGCCACCATCCGCGGCGGACGGACGGGACGGGGCCGGAGCGGCGGAGGGACGGGCGGCGACGGGCGCCGGAGGAGTGCCGATGTCGAGGGAGATCTCCTCCGCCCCGTGGGTGTCGGGCAGCGAGTCCTCGATGCTGATGGAGGGCTGGGCGGCGACGGGCGCGGGCGGCGCCGCGGGAGCGCCCAGGCCGAATGGATCCCTCGCGCGGGCGGCGGGCTGCGGCGCCCCACCCGGAGCGGCCGGCAGCGGCGCGGCCCCCGGAGGACGCGGGAAGCCCGACTGGGTGCCCTGGGGAATCCCCGGACGCGCCATGCCCGGAGGCTGCGCTCCCGGAGGCGGCATGCCCGGACGCGGCGGCATGCCCGGAGCGGGGGCCCCCGGCGGAGGCGGCACGCCCGGACGCGCGACGGCGCCCGGAGGCATACCGGGGCCCGGAGGACGCGGCGCGCCCGGAGCACCCGGAGGCGGCATGCCGGGGCCCGGAGGACGAGCCATGCCAGGGCCCGGCGGCATGCCAGGGCCCGGAGGACGCGGCGCGCCCGGAGCGCCAGGAGGCGGCATGCCGGGGCCTGGAGGACGGGCCATGCCAGGGCCCGGCGGCATGCCAGGGCCCGGAGGACGCGGCGCGCCCGGAGGCATGCCAGCGCCCGGAGGACGGGGGACGCCCGGCCCGGGAGGCACGCCCGGACGGGCGGCGACGGGAGCAGGCTGGGGCGCGGGCTGCGGCGCGGCGGGCGCGGGCTGGGCGGAGGGCGGCAACACGCGCGTGGCCATGGAGGCCGGCATGGTGTTGGACTTCTGGCCCACCAGCGCCTTCACCTTGTCGAGCAGCACCTGGCTCTCGAAGGGCTTGGCGATGTGGTCATCCGCGCGGGCGGCGCGGGCACGGTTCTCGTCGAAGGCCTCGAAGGTGCCGGCCAGCAGCACCACGGGGATGCCCTGCGTCGCGGGGTCGTTCTTCAGCGCCTCGCAGACCTCGTAGCCACTCTTGCCCGGCATCATCACATCGGCGAGCACGACGTCCGGGCGCAGCTCGCGGACACGGGAGATGGCGTCGAGCCCGTTGTCCACCGCGGTCACCTGAAAGTCCTCGGTCGCGAAGATCATCCCGATCACCTTCCGGATGGTGAGCGAGTCGTCGGCGACCAGCAGATTCTTGGGCATCGGTTCGGGCCTCGGGGGGCGTCCACCCCCCTGAATTCGTTGGGGATTCCTGCCGCGATAAGCCTGGGTCGCGGCACTCTGTCAAGCGAAGCAGCTTACGGGTCGCGCTCTGCGACGATCAAGAAAACATGCGCTGCAGGTCCAGGAACAATACGGGCTCGGGCAACCCGGGGGCGCGAAAGCTGCCCGCGGTGTCGTCTGACTCGAAGCGCTGCAGCACTCCGAGCACCCGGGTGGCCGTCAGCCCCACGTTCCGCCCGGCGAGCTCCGTGAGGATGAAGAAGGCCTCCGGCGCCGGGGCGGACCCCAGCAGGGCGGGTACCGAGCAGATGGGC
Proteins encoded in this window:
- the nadC gene encoding carboxylating nicotinate-nucleotide diphosphorylase; translation: MQQDYLDRLIALALDEDLGAAGDVTSQALIPPDAEGSAELVAKEQLVLAGMEAFIRVFQTVDSEVEVELIRRDGEEIKPKVVAARCHGRMRSLLAAERTALNIVQRAAGIATLAQQAMTSVRGSKLKVLDTRKTPPGMRALAKDAVRMGGAANHRFGLFDGVLIKDNHIAAVGGSVSEALRLAKAHGPRLTKIEIEVTNLKQLAEAIEGGADVVMLDNMDDAQIREAVKLTAGRVPLEVSGGVTLDRLPRLAKLGVDFVSMGALTHSARAMDLSLEITGAAVKKTRSKPKQA
- a CDS encoding SBBP repeat-containing protein; amino-acid sequence: MRGNVARSLALAMLCMASSAPAAVSKDIVAGDRRSAATVQSQNAYAGYVSPADKVFHVSTTGSDSTGDGSAAKPWRTVVRSVRGLPPGSTVYIHAGTYDATQVDFASASALDGTATAPITLRGAPGESRPVLKSNGSSPIFHLNRRYWILDGLELDGRYARVHPVLFRSDHLTLRNSLVRDASLDALNVKAQHVLIQGNEIRNTFEHTAGSARGVACTAHTDCSAGSFCKPEYDSSNVLRRYCRERDDGHAIVVLSDSHSVLVKGNVIHDNTGDGLQCAGPLYGYTAGTRPVDITLEDNDMFTSPANQGVVEEATDIKDCDFITLRRERYHGFRAARQANGSLNGGGAAIFHFSAQGMRVEDSEIFDSCMGLGLGNSATDPLANVVIARTRFHHFYTGEKGCGTSGTSGTALYVQKLTGGDFFHNTFSQAGRTAVLISSAGWTVRNLDFWNNIVSLSASGSRWLVTDGDFLVDFESDGNLFSHADGSAAHFTCDFQQGLKDLSAWRGSTCALGGLTLRDPTSSVASAAFTQEAAGDLTLLAASPAVDTAMNNTAASFCGGAPDKGAMERCASAPPPPTGGELLWQRQMGTVADEYGYAVTTDPNGGAYVVGYSLGAFDYDNQGGRDAVLRHYSAAGDRDWGRQLGAAGDEQSFGVAATASAVVMGGQASGGVAGEAYAGGTFDGFVAKYNTLGTREWVRMLGTAAEDSVRAVATDGTDFLVAGYTAGSLQATNAGLKDAFVAKYSAAGTLLWVRMLGTASDDLAHGVATDSSGNVYVAGVTGGALQGASSSGGQDVFVAKYSAQGTLAWVRQWGSTGNDIAQDVEVDGTGAIVVGGSTTGALAYTNQGGSDAFVSRWTSAGVLEWARQLGTAADESGYGVATDSTGTVYLAGSSTGTLAPGYMGGYDGYLVRYASDGTRGWTQHLGSAADEVVLGVATRTGNGVYLVGGTLGTLPGQTSAGGKDLFLGRFAQ
- a CDS encoding valine--tRNA ligase, with product MTDTTELSKAYEPTEVEARWYAHWLEKDYFRAEATSDKPAFSIVLPPPNVTGSLHIGHALTATIQDILTRWKRMSGFNALWLPGTDHAGIATQMVVEKELKKSEGKSRHDLGRAKFLERVWEWKAKYGARIGEQHRFLGASLDWSRERFTMDETSSAAVREVFVRLYEEGLMYRAQKLINWCPSCRTALSDLEVEHEEKNGSIWHIRYPVKDSDRALTVATTRPETLLGDTAVAIHPEDERYTGLAGQTVKLPLTDREIPIIADAELVDPKFGTGVVKVTPAHDFNDYQTGLRHKLPMLTILDDSARMTKETGKYSGLDRFEARKQVLADLTELGLLEKEEPHKLSVGTCQRCATVVEPRLSPQWFVKIEPLAKPAIEAVEQGRTKFVPETWTNTYFHWMRNIHDWCVSRQLWWGHQIPAYYCTSCSPRQGDDTDLPLDAPTVKVGGVDFARAEPIVAREQPKSCPKCSGTSFIQDSDVLDTWFSSGLWPFSTLGWPRETPELKTFYPTSVMETGSDIIFFWVARMMMMGLHFMGDVPFRTVYLHAMVRDEKGEKMSKVKGNVIDPLDIVLGAPADKLQPTLKNKFPQGMPPFGADALRFTLATLTQQGRDIKLSMDRLAGYKAFCNKLWNASRFALMNMGDFQLDARPLTERKLTLADRWILSRLQRATVETHKALEEFGFAEAASTLYQFLWAEFCDWYIELSKGALYGEDAEAKDSTRAVLVYSLDRILRLLHPFMPFITEEIWQKLPMTRPTESIMIAPYPEPDTALVDEAAEAEMAPVIAAIEGLRTLRGESNLPPATKVKAFIQSSDARTRELLERWRGYLMPLAGLSEVQVSAPGAKPPQAAAFVGSNLEIYVPLAGLVDLDAERDRLKKEIARAEQEVAGVLRKLENPNFVAKAPPDVVVKDRARVEELNERKAKLQDHLQRIAPEPPMPENTPPENNTQSTEVGASPSAPAQVKVAPKQEEKGGVDLGQELKGEMGEAEGAPQPADSQVEDALAKLREGTKEGLSPADHHDLGVAYMSMGLVDDAMREFNRAKEGGDARAAPGEEASAPAKVQGDKLAKQLPAAKPARPAPAKKSSAPVKLQGDKLAKQAATQAPVAPVKTAAAPAKKAVPAKKATAPAKAAAAPAKKATAPAKAAAAAPAKAAAPAKKATAPAKKAPAKKAAVKKGAAKKAPVKKAAAKKAVAKKAPVKKAAAKKATGRKAPAKKASAKKAAAKKATRAKPTARAKARR
- a CDS encoding alkaline phosphatase family protein codes for the protein MIRALLLVTALAALPASARPPRLTLFITVDALGSDVLLRNRPRLQGGLGQLLTAGAFYPYARYGFAECRTAPGHATLSTGTNPWRHGVIDNRWVDRATGKPVNSFVDPAHPVLEVPLSPGQDASPANLMVETLADRLRVATQERGKAVAVSLKSRAAIAMAGRLGQAWWFDDGVGKFVTGTWYTKEFPTWVKELNARKLPESYFGKKWELMRPRAEYVGEDERPYEVNAYGLGRTFPHPLDGGLPSPGLISYRAFGVSPDSHDVLVEAAKAAMVGEALGKDEVPDLLAVSLSGTDLVFHEFGPYSWEMQDSLLRLDKALGDLIAAAERAAGGRANLVIALTADHGGATAPEQWAAQGLPAQRVSPVVLAQELTQELRKQFGGDVTASLEELDVYLSGKSLEGPKVDGAAMRRAAAAWLAKHPAVVTAVARDDLFTAPDIAGHLTPLRKGYFPERSGDVLYMVKPFHLLYTDAEGTSHGTPYSYDSQVPVVFAGKGIKPGAYLEEMDPVDVAPTLAALMEIGMPASAEGKPRAEILTGK